In Pseudomonas hamedanensis, a single window of DNA contains:
- a CDS encoding DUF4136 domain-containing protein, with protein sequence MFRRLALLVMVALLTACASNQVNHDFDASRDFAAYRNWSWKEPALQYRPDDPRIKSDLTEQRIRQAVADQLDQRGLRPATAGTRADLNVQAYLIVEDRQQQVTTNYGGGWGGPWNGYWGAPMYNETRNITYKVATVQIDLLDGKDGKLVWRGSDEQMLASRPNPEDRSSAIRETVARILANYPPR encoded by the coding sequence ATGTTCCGTCGTCTCGCTTTACTGGTCATGGTCGCGCTGCTCACTGCGTGCGCGTCCAACCAGGTTAATCATGATTTCGACGCCAGCCGCGACTTTGCCGCGTATCGCAACTGGAGCTGGAAAGAACCTGCCCTGCAATATCGCCCCGATGACCCGCGCATCAAGAGCGACCTGACCGAGCAACGCATCCGCCAGGCAGTGGCCGACCAACTCGATCAGCGCGGGCTGCGCCCGGCCACTGCCGGCACCAGGGCTGACCTGAATGTGCAGGCTTATCTGATCGTCGAGGATCGCCAGCAGCAAGTGACGACCAATTACGGCGGCGGTTGGGGCGGCCCGTGGAACGGCTACTGGGGCGCGCCGATGTACAACGAGACGCGCAACATCACTTACAAGGTCGCGACCGTGCAGATCGACCTGCTGGACGGCAAGGACGGCAAACTGGTCTGGCGCGGCAGCGATGAGCAGATGCTCGCCAGCCGGCCGAACCCGGAAGATCGCAGCAGTGCCATCCGCGAAACGGTGGCGCGGATTCTGGCGAACTATCCACCGCGCTGA
- a CDS encoding DUF4136 domain-containing protein → MNARSGLLLMCLGLAACQSSNPYVAQSRPLPPAPAQAANTFDRSAYPAPPRDYARYRSWTWLNGQLPPGSAWADSAQVAEAVSNALDQRGLRPLHDHRPADLWVSANLHLETRLRQVRDDYGSYGGYGGYDRYGRGYGMYNTVPIVRTYQEQVVVVRVELFDAGTGQPVWSASAETGAQGNQIERSDSIRDAVEKALSAYPPA, encoded by the coding sequence ATGAACGCTCGTTCCGGGTTATTGCTGATGTGTCTGGGGTTGGCCGCCTGCCAGAGCAGCAACCCCTACGTGGCGCAGTCGCGGCCCTTGCCACCCGCGCCCGCGCAAGCGGCCAACACGTTTGACCGTAGCGCTTACCCGGCGCCACCTCGCGATTACGCACGCTATCGCAGTTGGACGTGGCTCAACGGGCAACTGCCGCCAGGCAGCGCATGGGCCGATTCGGCGCAGGTGGCCGAAGCCGTGAGCAATGCCCTCGACCAGCGCGGCTTGCGTCCGCTGCACGATCATCGCCCGGCCGATCTTTGGGTCAGCGCAAACCTGCATCTGGAAACCCGTTTGCGCCAGGTGCGCGACGATTATGGCTCCTACGGTGGCTACGGCGGCTATGATCGATATGGACGCGGTTACGGCATGTACAACACGGTGCCGATCGTGCGCACTTACCAGGAGCAAGTCGTCGTGGTGCGGGTTGAGCTGTTTGACGCGGGCACCGGTCAACCGGTCTGGAGTGCCAGCGCCGAAACCGGCGCTCAAGGCAACCAGATCGAGCGCAGCGACTCGATCCGCGACGCTGTGGAAAAGGCCCTGTCGGCGTATCCTCCCGCTTAG
- a CDS encoding methyltransferase, which yields MGDRHFDQLATRFAEKIYGGAKGAIRLAVLQADLAEALPDRPLRVLDIGGGLGHMSLWLAERGHDITFTEPAAPMLEGARQRFAEAGHSATFIQAPWQELPGQLTEPYDLVICHAVLEWLAEPHAILPVLHQLTRPDGWLSLAFYNRDALIYRNLLKGHFKKMRSNVMAGEKQSLTPQQPLDPRELATQLDGLWQVESQSGVRVFHDYMPVEFQGRAPLADLLEMELAHRRHPSFAGLGRYLHWICRPI from the coding sequence ATGGGCGACCGGCATTTCGATCAGTTGGCGACGCGGTTCGCCGAAAAAATCTACGGCGGTGCCAAAGGCGCGATCCGTCTCGCGGTGTTGCAGGCCGACCTCGCCGAAGCGCTGCCGGATCGCCCGTTGCGTGTGCTCGACATCGGCGGTGGCCTGGGGCACATGTCGCTGTGGCTGGCGGAACGCGGTCACGACATCACCTTCACCGAGCCGGCCGCGCCAATGCTCGAAGGCGCGCGCCAGCGGTTCGCCGAGGCCGGGCACAGCGCGACATTCATTCAGGCGCCGTGGCAGGAGCTGCCAGGGCAACTCACTGAACCTTACGATCTGGTGATCTGTCACGCCGTGCTCGAGTGGCTGGCCGAACCCCATGCGATCCTGCCGGTGTTGCATCAACTGACCCGGCCCGACGGCTGGTTGTCGCTGGCGTTCTACAACCGCGACGCGCTGATTTACCGCAATCTGCTCAAGGGTCATTTCAAGAAAATGCGCAGCAACGTCATGGCCGGCGAAAAACAGAGCCTGACCCCGCAGCAGCCACTCGACCCGCGGGAGCTGGCAACGCAACTCGACGGTTTGTGGCAGGTCGAAAGCCAGAGCGGGGTGCGGGTTTTTCACGATTACATGCCGGTGGAATTCCAGGGCCGCGCGCCTTTGGCGGATTTGCTCGAAATGGAACTCGCACACCGCCGTCACCCAAGCTTCGCCGGGCTTGGGCGCTACTTGCACTGGATCTGCCGGCCGATCTGA
- a CDS encoding MazG-like family protein, with translation MNLVELTERLHAIRDRNDWRQFHSPKNLAMAASVEMSELVEIFQWLSEDQSRQLPADKLAHAGQEVGDIVLYLLLLCSELGLDMNEVVRAKLADSERRFS, from the coding sequence ATGAACCTTGTTGAACTGACCGAACGCCTGCACGCCATTCGCGACCGCAATGACTGGCGGCAATTTCACAGCCCGAAAAACCTCGCCATGGCCGCCAGCGTCGAAATGTCCGAGCTGGTGGAAATCTTCCAGTGGCTGAGCGAAGACCAGTCGCGCCAGTTGCCCGCTGACAAACTGGCTCACGCCGGGCAGGAAGTCGGCGATATCGTCCTGTATCTGTTGCTGCTGTGCAGCGAGTTGGGCCTGGACATGAACGAGGTGGTGCGCGCCAAGCTCGCCGACAGCGAACGGCGGTTCAGCTGA
- a CDS encoding MATE family efflux transporter, with amino-acid sequence MSTLIADWRDRPTHRKVWALAAPMILSNISVPLVALVDSTVIGHLPHAHQLGAVAVGASLYTLLAWAMGFLRMGTTGFAAQAAGRSDGAALRQILLQGLLLAVGLAIVLGSLGVPLSGVALHFMQPSAALDQLTREFFHTRLFGLPAALATYALVGWFLGTQNARAPLAILLTTNLINIALNLWFVIGLDWGVVGSARASVIAEWSGALLGLLLTRTALRAYPGQIVWAALKRWQSWRPLLAVNRDIFIRSLALQSVFFLITVQGARLGDATVAANALLLNGLLLTAHALDGLAHAVEALCGHAIGARNRLALRRSLVVAGGWSLIASLGFALLFLCAGHLFIEMQTDIQSVRDTAFIYLPYLAVLPLIAVWSYLLDGLFIGATRAREMRNGMVLTVILLVPFAWALQGLGNHGLWISFLLFMVLRSLTLGAQAWWLKRSDGWFSAKAH; translated from the coding sequence ATGTCCACTCTGATTGCCGACTGGCGCGACCGCCCGACTCACCGCAAGGTCTGGGCGCTGGCCGCGCCGATGATTCTTTCCAATATTTCCGTGCCACTGGTGGCGCTGGTCGACAGCACCGTCATCGGTCACTTGCCCCACGCCCATCAATTGGGTGCGGTGGCGGTCGGCGCCAGCCTGTACACCTTGCTGGCCTGGGCCATGGGGTTTCTGCGCATGGGCACCACCGGGTTTGCCGCACAAGCCGCCGGACGCAGCGATGGTGCGGCGTTGCGGCAGATTCTGTTGCAAGGGCTTTTGCTGGCGGTGGGACTTGCTATCGTGCTGGGCAGTCTGGGCGTGCCGCTTAGCGGCGTCGCGCTGCATTTCATGCAACCGTCGGCGGCGCTGGATCAGCTCACTCGGGAATTTTTTCATACACGCCTGTTCGGCCTGCCGGCGGCGTTGGCGACTTATGCGCTGGTCGGCTGGTTTCTCGGCACGCAGAATGCGCGGGCGCCGCTGGCGATTTTGCTGACCACCAACCTGATCAACATTGCGCTCAATCTGTGGTTTGTCATCGGCCTGGACTGGGGCGTCGTCGGCTCCGCTCGCGCCTCGGTGATCGCCGAGTGGAGCGGTGCCCTGCTCGGCCTGCTGCTGACCCGCACAGCCTTGCGCGCCTATCCGGGACAAATCGTCTGGGCAGCGCTGAAGCGTTGGCAGAGCTGGCGGCCGCTGTTGGCGGTGAACCGGGACATTTTCATCCGCAGCCTCGCCCTGCAATCGGTGTTCTTTCTGATCACCGTACAGGGCGCCCGGTTGGGGGACGCGACGGTGGCCGCCAACGCGTTGCTGCTTAATGGTTTGCTGCTCACGGCCCACGCCCTCGACGGCCTGGCCCACGCCGTTGAAGCGCTGTGCGGGCATGCTATCGGTGCCCGCAATCGCCTCGCCCTGCGCCGTTCGCTGGTGGTCGCGGGCGGCTGGTCGCTGATTGCCAGCCTCGGTTTCGCCCTGCTGTTTCTCTGCGCAGGTCACCTGTTCATCGAAATGCAGACCGACATCCAGAGCGTGCGTGACACCGCCTTCATCTACTTGCCCTACCTGGCCGTGCTGCCATTGATTGCGGTCTGGAGCTACCTGCTCGACGGCCTGTTCATCGGCGCCACGCGCGCCCGGGAAATGCGCAACGGCATGGTGCTGACGGTGATCCTGCTTGTGCCCTTCGCCTGGGCGCTACAGGGTCTGGGCAATCACGGTCTGTGGATCTCGTTTCTGCTGTTCATGGTCCTGCGCAGCCTGACCCTCGGCGCACAAGCCTGGTGGCTCAAGCGCAGCGACGGCTGGTTCAGCGCCAAGGCTCACTGA
- a CDS encoding DUF4123 domain-containing protein: protein MSGATLQPLAQWLLLDGPDAPQALRTLRAGFTAVPHWRLFDGTEFQPLSEHGPVLVDLRESPALTALCLRDPNTWRGLLLISEVAAQPLLQHLQRMLTVSFGLNHRALLSYYNRQTASYFFDACDAVELSRWLGPIRQLRWFGGTWADRAIGSQGWQQLCNPRLAVEPLGIEQSLTRRQRERLQTCLLEQHIWRWCQALETDYAAIRAHAQQGLALGFSDRAILDGWLWLRLLHPRAVLVPPPPGLTQQERLDHVRRQWGAMG from the coding sequence ATGAGCGGCGCGACGCTGCAACCGCTGGCGCAATGGCTGCTGCTCGATGGCCCGGACGCCCCTCAGGCCTTGCGCACATTGCGCGCCGGGTTTACCGCTGTACCGCACTGGCGGCTGTTCGACGGCACCGAATTTCAACCGCTCAGCGAGCATGGCCCGGTATTGGTCGACCTGCGTGAAAGCCCGGCACTGACGGCGTTGTGTCTGCGCGACCCGAACACCTGGCGGGGCCTGTTGCTGATCAGTGAGGTGGCCGCGCAGCCATTGCTGCAGCATCTGCAGCGCATGCTCACGGTCTCGTTCGGCCTGAATCATCGGGCCTTGCTCAGCTATTACAATCGCCAGACCGCGAGCTATTTTTTCGACGCCTGCGATGCCGTGGAGCTGAGCCGCTGGCTCGGGCCGATCCGCCAGTTACGCTGGTTCGGCGGCACCTGGGCCGACCGTGCCATCGGCAGTCAGGGCTGGCAACAGCTGTGCAATCCGCGTTTGGCCGTCGAGCCGCTGGGGATCGAGCAAAGCCTTACCCGCCGTCAACGTGAGCGTCTGCAAACCTGCTTGCTGGAACAGCACATCTGGCGCTGGTGCCAGGCGCTGGAGACCGATTACGCGGCGATCCGCGCCCATGCGCAGCAAGGCCTGGCGCTGGGCTTCAGCGATCGCGCCATACTCGACGGCTGGCTATGGCTGCGCCTGCTCCATCCGCGTGCCGTGCTGGTGCCACCGCCACCAGGGTTGACTCAGCAGGAGCGGCTGGACCATGTGCGGCGCCAGTGGGGGGCGATGGGCTGA
- a CDS encoding type VI secretion system Vgr family protein has product MFDPLNESFRLDVAGLSDPFEVLAFTGSEALNEPFAFEIDVLIDDPQLDLAGLLHRSAFLCFGAPGEGVHGQLQSLVQHEHGQGLRLSRIRLGPKLDCLGLRVSQRIFSGRSVPQIIEQVLREHGIVGAQRRFELHGDYPPRTFCTQYRESDLQLLQRLCAQARIHYYFEHQNNRHCLVFGDDPARLPLAGAAQYQDEHERPSDSAGISQWQLSEDSLGGLHGVRVEGCSDLARLRSGHWLSLSGHPFAACNRQWLMTRIEHRGEQSLASPYSNRLFGALQVPTCAVATAPSTLRMHSLQRAWVVSVDEPQPDRCRPVAVQFDWLYQGEGAAPSHCWLPLAPALEEGPPLALADGVEVVVSFLEGDPDQPMISGILQPALGSPGITDDPPLPLPERLVVDGLHPLLASGEPLLLLCLIPGGGSFRHCAESVCSCRLLTALDQSGAR; this is encoded by the coding sequence ATGTTCGATCCACTCAACGAGTCGTTTCGTCTCGATGTAGCGGGCCTGTCCGACCCTTTCGAAGTCCTGGCCTTTACCGGTAGCGAAGCTCTCAACGAACCCTTTGCGTTCGAGATCGATGTCTTGATCGACGACCCGCAACTGGATCTCGCCGGTCTGCTTCACCGTTCGGCGTTCCTGTGTTTCGGCGCGCCTGGCGAAGGTGTGCACGGGCAATTGCAAAGCCTGGTCCAGCATGAACACGGCCAGGGCCTGCGCTTGAGCCGCATTCGCCTCGGACCGAAACTCGATTGCCTCGGCCTGCGTGTCAGTCAACGGATCTTCAGTGGCCGCTCGGTGCCGCAGATCATCGAGCAGGTACTCAGGGAACACGGCATCGTCGGCGCCCAGCGACGCTTCGAATTGCACGGCGATTACCCGCCCCGGACATTCTGCACCCAGTACCGTGAATCGGATCTGCAACTGCTCCAGCGCTTGTGTGCGCAGGCGCGGATTCACTATTACTTCGAGCATCAGAACAACAGGCATTGCCTGGTGTTCGGCGACGACCCCGCGCGGTTGCCGCTGGCCGGTGCCGCGCAGTATCAGGACGAGCATGAGCGCCCGAGTGATTCTGCCGGCATCAGCCAATGGCAGTTGAGCGAGGATTCCCTGGGCGGACTGCACGGTGTGCGGGTCGAGGGTTGCAGTGATCTTGCGCGGTTGCGCAGCGGTCACTGGCTGAGTCTGAGCGGGCATCCTTTTGCGGCATGCAATCGCCAATGGCTGATGACCCGGATCGAACACCGTGGCGAGCAATCCCTCGCGTCGCCTTACAGCAACCGCCTGTTCGGGGCGTTGCAGGTGCCGACGTGCGCCGTGGCCACCGCACCGTCGACGCTGCGCATGCACAGCCTGCAACGGGCCTGGGTGGTGTCAGTCGACGAGCCTCAGCCCGATCGTTGCCGGCCAGTGGCGGTGCAGTTCGACTGGCTGTATCAGGGCGAGGGTGCGGCGCCGAGTCATTGCTGGCTGCCGCTGGCCCCGGCCCTGGAGGAAGGGCCGCCGCTGGCGCTGGCCGACGGTGTTGAAGTGGTGGTCAGCTTTCTTGAGGGCGATCCCGATCAGCCGATGATCAGTGGCATCCTTCAGCCGGCGCTCGGCAGTCCGGGGATTACCGACGATCCGCCGTTGCCGCTGCCGGAGCGTCTGGTGGTGGATGGCCTGCATCCACTGCTGGCGTCTGGCGAGCCGCTGTTGCTGCTGTGTCTGATCCCCGGGGGTGGCAGTTTTCGCCATTGCGCCGAGTCGGTGTGCAGTTGTCGGCTGCTCACCGCGCTTGACCAGAGCGGCGCAAGATGA
- the speA gene encoding arginine decarboxylase, translating into MSVRRTRKDDGSQWTVADSRSVYGIRHWGAGYFAINEAGRVEVRPNGPSSSPIDLFEQVDQLRKSGLSLPLLVRFPDILQDRVRQLTGAFDSNIERLEYQSKYTALYPIKVNQQEAVIENIIATKDVSIGLEAGSKPELLAVLALAPKGGTIVCNGYKDREFIRLALMGQKLGHNVFIVIEKESEVGLVIEEAASLKVKPQVGLRVRLSSLASSKWADTGGEKSKFGLSAAQLLSVVERFRGAGLDQGIRLLHFHMGSQIANLADYQHGFKEAIRYYGELRNLGLPVDHIDVGGGLGVDYDGTHSRNASSINYDMDDYAGVVVGMLKEFCDAQSLPHPHIFSESGRSLTAHHAMLVVQVTDVEKHNDEIPLIENKESLPETVQWLVDLLGPTDIEMVTETYWRATHYMSDVAAQYADGKLTLAEKALAEQCYFAVCRRLHNSLKARQRSHRQVLDELNDKLADKYICNFSVFQSLPDTWAIDQVLPIIPLHRLDEEPLRRAVLQDLTCDSDGKINQYVDEQSIETSLPVHALNEGEDYLLGVFLVGAYQEILGDMHNLFGDTDSVNIYQNADGSVYHAGIETHDTIEDMLRYVHLSPEELMTHYRDKCASARISASERTQFLDALRLGLTRSSYLSS; encoded by the coding sequence ATGTCCGTACGACGCACACGTAAAGACGATGGCAGCCAATGGACAGTTGCGGACAGCCGCAGCGTTTACGGGATCCGCCATTGGGGGGCCGGGTATTTCGCGATCAATGAAGCCGGTCGCGTCGAAGTACGTCCGAACGGCCCGAGCAGCTCGCCTATCGACCTGTTCGAGCAAGTCGACCAACTGCGCAAGAGCGGTTTGTCCCTGCCACTGCTGGTGCGTTTCCCCGACATTTTGCAAGACCGTGTCCGTCAGTTGACCGGCGCCTTCGATTCGAACATCGAACGCCTGGAATACCAGAGCAAATACACCGCGCTGTACCCGATCAAGGTCAACCAGCAAGAAGCGGTGATCGAAAACATCATCGCCACCAAAGATGTTTCCATCGGTCTGGAAGCCGGCTCCAAGCCTGAGCTGCTGGCCGTGCTGGCACTGGCGCCGAAGGGCGGCACCATCGTTTGCAACGGCTACAAGGACCGCGAGTTCATCCGTCTGGCGCTGATGGGCCAGAAGCTTGGCCACAACGTCTTTATCGTGATCGAGAAAGAATCCGAAGTCGGCCTGGTGATCGAAGAAGCCGCCTCGCTGAAGGTCAAGCCACAGGTCGGTCTGCGCGTGCGCCTGTCGTCGCTGGCCTCGTCGAAGTGGGCAGACACCGGTGGCGAGAAATCCAAATTCGGTCTGTCGGCGGCGCAGCTGCTGTCGGTGGTCGAGCGCTTCCGTGGCGCCGGCCTGGATCAGGGCATTCGCCTGCTGCACTTCCACATGGGTTCGCAGATTGCCAACCTTGCCGATTACCAGCACGGCTTCAAGGAAGCGATTCGTTACTACGGCGAACTGCGCAATCTCGGCTTGCCGGTCGATCACATCGACGTCGGCGGCGGTCTGGGCGTGGACTACGACGGCACGCACTCGCGCAACGCCAGTTCGATCAACTACGACATGGACGATTACGCCGGCGTCGTGGTCGGCATGCTCAAGGAATTCTGCGACGCGCAGAGCCTGCCGCATCCGCACATCTTCTCCGAAAGCGGCCGCTCGCTGACCGCGCACCACGCCATGCTGGTGGTGCAGGTGACCGACGTCGAGAAGCATAACGACGAAATCCCGCTGATCGAAAACAAGGAAAGCCTGCCGGAAACCGTGCAGTGGCTGGTCGACCTGCTCGGCCCGACCGACATTGAAATGGTCACCGAAACCTATTGGCGCGCCACTCACTACATGAGCGACGTGGCTGCGCAGTACGCCGATGGCAAGCTGACGCTGGCGGAAAAAGCCCTGGCCGAACAATGCTACTTCGCCGTGTGCCGGCGCTTGCACAATTCGCTGAAAGCGCGTCAGCGTTCGCACCGCCAAGTGCTCGACGAACTCAACGACAAGCTGGCCGACAAGTACATCTGCAACTTCTCGGTATTCCAGAGCCTGCCGGACACCTGGGCGATCGATCAGGTGCTGCCGATCATTCCGCTGCACCGTCTCGACGAAGAGCCGCTGCGCCGCGCGGTGCTGCAAGACCTGACCTGCGACTCCGACGGCAAGATCAACCAGTACGTCGATGAGCAGAGCATCGAAACCAGCCTGCCGGTGCACGCGTTGAACGAAGGCGAAGATTACCTGCTGGGCGTGTTCCTGGTCGGCGCCTATCAGGAAATCCTCGGCGACATGCACAACCTGTTCGGTGACACCGACTCGGTGAACATCTACCAGAACGCCGATGGCAGCGTGTACCACGCCGGCATCGAGACCCACGACACCATCGAAGACATGCTGCGTTACGTGCATTTGTCGCCGGAAGAACTGATGACTCACTACCGCGACAAGTGCGCCAGTGCCCGCATCAGTGCCAGCGAGCGCACGCAATTCCTCGATGCCTTGCGTCTGGGCCTGACCCGTTCTTCCTACCTGTCCTCCTGA
- a CDS encoding translation initiation factor Sui1: MAKKAASFAALGGLVFSTDAGRHCPECSKPVDACICKQTVIPAGDGIARVRRESKGRGGKTVTTITGVPLAEDALKELATTLKKRCGTGGALKDGIIEIQGDHVELLLAELIKHGFKAKKSGG; this comes from the coding sequence GTGGCCAAGAAAGCCGCATCCTTCGCCGCCCTGGGCGGCCTGGTATTTTCCACCGACGCAGGTCGTCATTGCCCGGAATGCAGCAAGCCGGTGGACGCCTGTATCTGTAAACAAACCGTGATCCCGGCCGGCGACGGCATTGCCCGCGTGCGACGCGAGAGCAAGGGCCGTGGCGGCAAGACGGTGACCACCATCACCGGCGTGCCCCTGGCCGAAGACGCGCTCAAAGAGTTGGCGACAACGTTGAAGAAACGTTGCGGCACCGGCGGGGCGCTGAAGGACGGCATCATCGAAATCCAGGGCGATCACGTCGAGCTACTCTTGGCAGAGCTGATCAAGCACGGTTTCAAAGCGAAGAAGTCCGGCGGCTAG
- a CDS encoding NUDIX hydrolase, which yields MDQQAREAEHRAASDAEQIAWVDEQDNLLGALVRSDLRERGLIGRGTYIMLFNSAGELCVHRRTLSKAIYPGYWDVAAGGMVQADETYAESAARELEEELGVSGVELTAHDHFYFEDTGNRLWCSAFSAVWDGPLKLQPEEVLEARFIPVEQVMREITEKPYCPDSLAALQRYLKVQQSDVAKNI from the coding sequence GTGGACCAACAAGCCAGAGAGGCCGAGCACCGCGCCGCTTCGGATGCCGAACAGATCGCCTGGGTCGACGAGCAGGACAACCTGCTCGGCGCTCTGGTGCGCTCCGATTTGCGTGAGCGCGGGCTGATCGGTCGCGGCACCTACATCATGCTGTTCAATTCCGCCGGTGAGCTGTGCGTCCACCGGCGCACCTTGAGCAAGGCGATTTATCCCGGTTACTGGGATGTCGCCGCGGGTGGCATGGTCCAGGCCGATGAAACTTACGCCGAGTCGGCGGCGCGGGAGCTGGAGGAAGAACTGGGCGTCAGCGGCGTCGAACTCACCGCTCACGACCATTTCTACTTCGAAGACACCGGCAATCGCCTATGGTGTTCGGCGTTTTCCGCCGTGTGGGACGGCCCGCTGAAACTGCAGCCGGAGGAAGTCCTCGAGGCGCGATTCATTCCGGTTGAGCAGGTCATGCGGGAAATCACCGAAAAGCCTTATTGCCCGGACTCTCTGGCGGCGTTGCAGCGCTATCTCAAGGTGCAGCAAAGCGACGTCGCAAAGAACATATGA
- a CDS encoding DUF2333 family protein has product MLDWKNRAGSAPERAAEPKSATRNYVGGLLFSRALATLVGIYLLVTIALGWYWSQEPELFPVAQNAQVAAEKEGKQMVVGYTTVETLKTVAGTLLNKPGGYISNDRFPPGLWMDNTPSWEYGVLVQVRDLTRALRKDFARSQSQSAEDADLAKAEPRFNFDNKSWVLPSSESEYQEGINSLSRYQARLSDPSQKNALFYARADNLNNWLGDVGTRLGSLSQRLSASVGRVKLNTALKTEVPAVGEVPQVDEEVVETPWMQIDNVFYEARGQAWALSHLLRAIEVDFADVLAKKNATVSVRQIIRELEASQEPVWSPMILNGSGFGVLANHSLVMANYISRANAAVIDLRQLLNQG; this is encoded by the coding sequence ATGCTGGACTGGAAAAACCGCGCGGGCAGCGCGCCTGAACGTGCCGCCGAGCCGAAGTCGGCCACCCGCAATTATGTGGGCGGGCTGCTGTTCAGCCGGGCGCTGGCCACGCTGGTTGGCATTTATCTGTTGGTGACCATTGCCCTGGGCTGGTACTGGAGTCAGGAGCCGGAACTGTTTCCCGTCGCGCAAAACGCCCAGGTGGCTGCCGAGAAGGAAGGCAAGCAGATGGTGGTCGGCTACACGACGGTCGAAACCCTGAAGACCGTCGCCGGCACTTTGCTGAACAAGCCGGGCGGCTATATTTCCAACGATCGTTTCCCGCCGGGCCTGTGGATGGACAACACGCCGAGCTGGGAATACGGCGTGCTGGTGCAGGTGCGTGACCTGACCCGTGCGTTGCGCAAAGACTTCGCCCGTTCGCAATCGCAGTCGGCCGAAGACGCCGATCTGGCCAAGGCTGAACCGCGCTTCAACTTCGACAACAAGAGCTGGGTGCTGCCGTCCAGCGAGTCGGAGTATCAGGAAGGCATCAATTCCCTGAGTCGCTACCAGGCGCGCCTGTCGGATCCGAGCCAGAAAAACGCACTGTTCTATGCCCGCGCCGACAACTTGAACAACTGGCTGGGCGATGTCGGCACCCGTCTCGGCTCGCTGTCGCAGCGGCTGTCGGCCAGTGTCGGGCGGGTCAAGCTCAACACTGCGCTGAAAACCGAAGTGCCGGCCGTCGGCGAAGTGCCGCAGGTTGACGAAGAAGTCGTCGAGACCCCATGGATGCAGATCGACAACGTGTTCTACGAAGCGCGCGGTCAGGCTTGGGCACTGTCGCATCTGCTGCGTGCCATCGAGGTTGACTTCGCCGATGTGCTGGCGAAGAAGAACGCGACCGTGAGCGTGCGTCAGATCATCCGCGAACTGGAGGCTTCGCAGGAGCCGGTCTGGAGCCCGATGATCCTGAACGGCAGCGGCTTCGGCGTGTTGGCCAACCACTCGCTGGTCATGGCCAACTATATTTCCCGGGCTAACGCTGCCGTGATCGATTTGCGCCAATTGCTCAATCAGGGCTGA